Genomic segment of Mucilaginibacter sabulilitoris:
ATTATCTGATCATCGACACCTCACCGGTTGGCGCTGTTGCTGATGCTTTTAGCCTTGCCCAATATGCAGATCAGAGTATTTACCTGGTAAGGTATAATTATACGAGCACACATCAATTAGACATCCTCAGGGATATTTATGATAACGAAAAATTTAAAAACCTGATGGTGGTTTTTAATGATGCTAAAAAAGAAAATCGTCCGGCTTATGCTTATGGCGGTTATGGTTATGCTGCTGAAAAAAGCAGAAAATAATATTTTATAAGAGCTTACCGGCCTTTAGCCGGCAATTAATTCAAATTTAATTTTTAAAAAGAAGAACTATGTAAGTGGTATGGCGAAGCTATACATAGTGCCGAACTAACAGTTTTTATTCGCCAAAACAAAAATTGCAGCAAAACCAATGGTTGCACTGCATAAAAAACGACAGGCTTTATTTAACCTGTATTAAACCCGGGGCTTTACCCGGTAAACCTAAATAAATAGCTTTTTAATTTTTTAAGAAAGGGGTCATGTAAGTGATATGGCGAAGCTATTGAATAAACTCAAGCAACGATCTTTTCAAAATAAATATTATGGAACCTAAACAATTACATGAAAAAAAATGGCTGGTAGTTTACACAAGGCCCAGATGGGAAAAGAAGGTTGACACATTGTTAAAACGGCAGGGCATTGAATCATACTGCCCGGTAAGGCAGGTTCAGAGCCAATGGGCCGACCGCAAAAAAGAAGTTAACCTCCCCATATTCAATTCGTACGTTTTTGTTCGGGTTAACCTTCGCGAAGAGTCAATGGTGCTGTACTGCATGGGGGTTATGGGCTACGTTTATTATATGCAAAGACCCGCTGTTGTGCGGGATAATGTTATTGAAGAGATTAAAAGGAACCTAACCCTTTATAAAGATTTAGAGGTCATTAATCTGCAGGATATATCAGTGGGCGACCGTGTGCTGGTAAAACAAGGTGCTTTTGCCGACCAGCCGGGCCAGGTAGTTCAAATACAAGGTAAAAATGTGCTCATGATTTTTGACAACATCCACTGCGCACTGGTAACACGAGTGCCATTTCAACACATCGCTATAAACAACCTTAAACAGAATAATAAAAATGCTACAAAATAACAAAATTGGAATCATTGGCCTCGGATACGTAGGCCTGCCGTTAGCCGTAGAGTTTGCCAAGCAGTACAAAGTGTTTGGTTTTGATATCAATCAGAAGCGCATTGATCAGCTTAAGTCGGGGTTTGACCATACCAAGGAAGTTAGTGAGGAGGAATTGAACGCTGTGATCACTCCTGTTTGTACAACACCAAAGGGCCTGTACTTCACCAATGAAGCGGAAGCTTTAAGGGCATGCTCCATTTATATTGTAACTGTACCTACCCCGGTTGATAAAAATAACCGGCCGGATCTGAGCCCGCTGATCAATGCGAGTTTGTTGATAGGAAAAGTGCTTAAAAAAGATGATATCGTTATTTACGAATCAACAGTTTATCCG
This window contains:
- a CDS encoding UpxY family transcription antiterminator, encoding MEPKQLHEKKWLVVYTRPRWEKKVDTLLKRQGIESYCPVRQVQSQWADRKKEVNLPIFNSYVFVRVNLREESMVLYCMGVMGYVYYMQRPAVVRDNVIEEIKRNLTLYKDLEVINLQDISVGDRVLVKQGAFADQPGQVVQIQGKNVLMIFDNIHCALVTRVPFQHIAINNLKQNNKNATK